The Armatimonadota bacterium genome includes a window with the following:
- a CDS encoding MFS transporter, with protein MTTEVTAEARHTGRAMRFVVLLGVVSLFADMTYEGARSVTGPFLATLGASAAVVGFVSGLGELVGYAVRLVSGYLSDRTGRYWTLTIVGYCVNLLAVPLLAWAGRWEVAVALIVAERFGKAVRTPPRDAMLSHAASRTGAGRAFGLHEALDQVGAVTGPLIVTAVLMVGGTHRTAFAILGIPAIVGISLVIAARLQYPVPRTMEVPDGGREERGGSLPPQFRLYLAGVALVAAGFADFPLMAYHFARTDAFAPQTIALVYSMAMAVDAAAALIWGRLYDRAGLRAMLIAVALSAAFAPLAFLGKGWLPLAGVALWGAGMGAQESVMRAAISRMAPAGRRGTAYGVFNSVYGAAWFAGSATMGLLYTRHPALLVAFSVVAQVLALPFIRASERGGPAAGPARGAG; from the coding sequence ATGACCACGGAAGTAACGGCCGAGGCGAGACATACGGGCAGGGCGATGCGCTTCGTGGTGCTCCTGGGAGTGGTCAGCCTGTTTGCTGACATGACCTACGAAGGCGCCCGAAGCGTCACAGGACCATTCCTGGCGACCCTGGGCGCCAGCGCGGCCGTGGTGGGGTTCGTGTCTGGACTGGGCGAGCTGGTGGGCTACGCGGTGCGGTTGGTCTCGGGCTACCTGAGCGACCGCACGGGCCGCTACTGGACGCTGACCATCGTGGGATATTGCGTGAATCTGCTGGCCGTTCCGCTGCTGGCCTGGGCCGGCCGGTGGGAGGTGGCCGTCGCACTGATTGTGGCGGAGCGTTTCGGAAAGGCTGTCCGCACCCCTCCGCGCGATGCCATGCTGTCCCACGCCGCCAGCCGCACCGGAGCGGGACGCGCCTTCGGGCTGCACGAGGCGCTGGATCAGGTTGGCGCCGTCACCGGACCGCTCATCGTGACCGCTGTGTTGATGGTGGGGGGCACTCATCGCACGGCGTTTGCCATTCTCGGAATCCCGGCCATTGTGGGAATCTCGCTGGTCATAGCGGCCCGCCTTCAGTATCCCGTGCCCAGGACCATGGAGGTTCCTGACGGCGGCAGGGAGGAAAGAGGCGGAAGTCTGCCGCCGCAGTTCCGTCTGTATCTCGCGGGTGTCGCTCTGGTTGCTGCGGGGTTCGCGGACTTTCCGCTGATGGCCTATCATTTCGCCCGGACTGACGCCTTTGCGCCTCAGACCATCGCGCTGGTGTACTCAATGGCGATGGCGGTGGACGCGGCTGCCGCTCTGATCTGGGGCAGGTTGTACGACCGGGCCGGGCTGCGGGCGATGCTCATTGCCGTCGCGCTCTCCGCAGCCTTTGCGCCGCTGGCGTTCCTGGGCAAAGGGTGGCTGCCGCTTGCCGGAGTGGCCCTCTGGGGAGCGGGGATGGGGGCTCAGGAGTCGGTCATGCGGGCCGCCATATCGCGCATGGCTCCGGCAGGCCGGAGGGGAACGGCATACGGCGTGTTCAACAGCGTCTACGGGGCGGCCTGGTTCGCCGGCAGCGCGACCATGGGTCTGCTCTACACCCGGCACCCTGCGCTGCTGGTGGCTTTTTCCGTAGTCGCGCAGGTTCTTGCGCTCCCGTTCATCCGGGCCTCTGAGCGGGGCGGTCCCGCCGCTGGTCCGGCGCGGGGAGCGGGGTGA
- a CDS encoding uracil-DNA glycosylase, which produces MDTGWLEALNRRIVQCERCPRLREWCLEVAGRRRRAFAEWNYWGRPVPNFGDPEARIVIVGLAPAAHGANRTGRMFTGDESGNWLYRALHEAGLASQPHATHAGDGLRLRRTLITAAVHCAPPQNRPLPDEFDNCREWLRSTLSSGAPWRVAVTLGQMAFRETLKALRECGTTPDIPFSGFRHGAEFPLPEGRRLLCSYHPSQRNTYTGLVTREMLRQIFERARALAGL; this is translated from the coding sequence ATGGACACAGGCTGGCTGGAGGCCCTGAACAGGCGCATCGTGCAGTGCGAGCGTTGCCCGCGGCTGCGCGAATGGTGCCTTGAGGTGGCCGGGCGCAGGCGACGGGCATTCGCAGAATGGAATTACTGGGGCCGGCCCGTCCCGAACTTCGGAGACCCGGAGGCGCGCATCGTCATTGTGGGGCTGGCTCCCGCCGCCCATGGAGCCAACCGCACCGGGCGGATGTTCACCGGCGACGAAAGCGGCAACTGGCTCTACCGCGCGCTTCACGAGGCCGGCCTGGCCAGTCAGCCGCACGCCACGCACGCCGGCGACGGTCTGCGGCTCCGGCGCACACTCATCACAGCCGCCGTCCACTGTGCTCCGCCGCAGAACAGACCACTTCCGGATGAGTTCGACAATTGCCGGGAGTGGCTGCGGAGCACACTGAGCTCCGGAGCGCCCTGGCGGGTTGCCGTCACTCTGGGGCAGATGGCCTTCCGCGAGACTCTGAAGGCTCTGAGAGAGTGCGGAACAACTCCGGACATCCCTTTCTCGGGCTTCCGCCACGGGGCGGAATTTCCGCTGCCGGAGGGGAGGCGCCTGCTCTGCAGCTATCATCCCAGCCAGCGCAACACGTACACCGGGCTGGTGACCCGCGAGATGCTCAGACAGATCTTCGAAAGGGCACGGGCGCTGGCGGGGCTATGA